A genomic window from Leisingera sp. M658 includes:
- a CDS encoding aminotransferase class V-fold PLP-dependent enzyme, giving the protein MSQITDILLEQIRDRFAQVDTCPQQGSRIFFENAGGALTLKSVVETSARYAAIPDNQGRDNPGSHELVRVIAKAKDDMRVFMNAPGGQFFAGESGTELLFRLIMNACLGSPEGGTVLGSTLEHPATRSACARWAAVARQNHVLIPHNDASGTLTADAYARAVTPDTVVATIVHTSPVTGMGVDIAACAAAIRNVAPGCLIIVDGIQHAAHGRIDLTEYGVDGYVISPYKMFSRHGYGLAWISDRLTSLPHNALIDGPEDNWEMGTRDTGSYATLSDVAEYLEWLGGEVSDATDRRAKFLAAGEAIHAHEKALTDAMIHGTGNLPGLAEMEGVTILGGADNPAREGLVSLTVDGVPSADVVKRLNEQGIRTHLRKADHYSGNILTPLGMNSCVRVSLCHYNSVGEVSKFLGVMKEIAD; this is encoded by the coding sequence ATGAGCCAGATCACCGACATTCTTCTTGAGCAAATCCGCGACCGCTTTGCCCAGGTCGATACCTGCCCGCAGCAGGGCAGCCGCATCTTCTTTGAAAACGCAGGCGGCGCGCTGACGCTGAAATCGGTAGTTGAAACCTCTGCCCGGTATGCCGCTATCCCGGACAACCAGGGCCGCGACAATCCCGGCAGCCATGAACTGGTGCGGGTGATTGCCAAGGCCAAGGACGATATGCGCGTCTTCATGAACGCGCCGGGCGGCCAGTTCTTTGCCGGTGAAAGCGGCACCGAACTGTTGTTCCGTCTGATCATGAACGCCTGCCTCGGCTCGCCTGAGGGCGGCACTGTGCTCGGCTCAACACTGGAGCATCCGGCCACCCGCTCTGCCTGTGCCCGCTGGGCCGCGGTGGCACGGCAGAACCATGTGCTGATCCCGCATAACGACGCCAGCGGAACCCTAACCGCTGATGCCTATGCCCGGGCCGTCACCCCTGACACGGTTGTCGCCACCATCGTCCACACCTCCCCGGTCACCGGCATGGGTGTGGATATTGCCGCCTGCGCCGCGGCCATCCGCAACGTGGCGCCGGGTTGCCTGATCATCGTCGACGGCATCCAGCACGCCGCCCATGGCCGCATCGACCTGACAGAATACGGCGTCGACGGCTATGTGATCTCACCCTACAAGATGTTCTCGCGCCATGGCTATGGCCTTGCCTGGATCTCGGACCGGCTGACCAGTCTGCCGCATAACGCGCTGATCGACGGGCCGGAAGACAACTGGGAAATGGGCACCCGCGACACCGGCAGCTACGCCACCCTGTCGGATGTGGCCGAATACCTCGAATGGCTCGGCGGCGAGGTGAGCGATGCCACGGACCGGCGCGCGAAATTCCTGGCAGCAGGCGAGGCGATCCACGCGCATGAAAAAGCCCTGACCGACGCAATGATCCATGGCACCGGCAATTTGCCCGGCTTGGCGGAAATGGAGGGCGTCACCATCCTGGGCGGCGCGGACAACCCGGCACGCGAGGGGCTGGTGTCGCTGACCGTGGACGGCGTGCCGTCGGCGGATGTGGTGAAGCGGCTGAACGAACAGGGCATCCGCACCCATCTGCGCAAGGCGGATCACTACTCGGGCAATATCCTGACGCCTTTGGGCATGAACAGCTGCGTAAGGGTTTCCCTGTGCCACTACAACAGTGTCGGCGAAGTCTCCAAGTTTCTGGGCGTTATGAAAGAGATTGCGGATTAA
- a CDS encoding aspartate/glutamate racemase family protein: MTIHPGGQNICGVSIGVLALESYFPKPPGHIKNPSSLQFTTLYEMLDGITVPKLLANPTGEMKDRLIEAARRLEAKGVRAITGSCGFLAIFQREIAAAVNVPVFVSSLIQVPLAHQMTGRTVGVITASAGSLTDAHMRGVGAEHTPVVVQGLDDAEEFSTVILRNERTAMDLAKVEAELLAAAKGMIARNPEIGPIVLECTDLPPYAHVLQAELNRPVFDIITLSEMVHRAALRVPFPGFIT, encoded by the coding sequence ATGACCATCCACCCCGGCGGGCAGAACATCTGCGGCGTCTCCATCGGCGTCCTGGCGCTGGAGAGCTATTTCCCCAAGCCCCCCGGCCATATCAAGAACCCCTCCAGCCTGCAGTTCACCACGCTGTATGAAATGCTGGACGGGATCACCGTGCCGAAACTGCTGGCCAACCCCACCGGCGAGATGAAGGACCGGCTGATCGAGGCCGCCAGGCGGCTGGAGGCCAAAGGCGTACGCGCCATCACCGGTTCCTGCGGGTTTCTGGCGATCTTCCAGCGGGAGATTGCCGCGGCAGTGAATGTGCCGGTGTTTGTCTCCTCGCTGATCCAGGTGCCGCTGGCGCATCAGATGACCGGGCGCACTGTTGGGGTGATCACCGCCTCCGCCGGCAGCCTGACCGATGCCCATATGCGCGGCGTAGGCGCTGAACACACACCCGTGGTGGTGCAGGGGCTGGATGATGCGGAAGAATTTTCAACCGTGATCCTGCGCAATGAGCGCACGGCGATGGATCTGGCCAAGGTCGAGGCAGAGCTGCTGGCCGCCGCCAAAGGCATGATCGCCCGCAATCCGGAGATCGGCCCGATCGTGCTGGAATGCACCGATCTGCCGCCCTATGCTCATGTGCTGCAGGCAGAACTGAACCGGCCGGTGTTCGACATCATCACCCTGTCTGAGATGGTGCATAGGGCTGCTTTGCGTGTGCCTTTCCCGGGTTTCATCACCTGA